The region ATATTATTAAAGGGTTAAGGGAGAGATAATATGGATTGGGAACCTAGGGATTATAAAATGGAAACTACTACATTATGGAGTTTTCCAGAAAGAGGAAAATGGGCTACTCATAATGGAGAATATAGAGGAAATTGGTCACCATATATACCTAGAAATATTATCGAAAGGTATTCTTGTAAAGATGATATTGTACTAGATCAGTTTATGGGAAGTGGTACTACTTTGATAGAGACGAAATTGTTGGAAAGAAAAGGGATTGGAGTTGACATTAATCCTATAGCTATAAAAATAGCAAAAAGGAATTTGAGTTTTGATAAAAATAGAGAGTATGAACCTAGAATTTTCAATGGAGATGCAAGGAATTTATACTTTATACCTGATAATAAAATTGATTTGATTTGCACTCATCCACCATATTCAAATATAATTAGATATAGTCAAGGAATAAAAGGAGATTTATCTAATTGTGACATTGATAAGTTTGTAGATGAAATGAGTATTGTTGCTAAAGAATCGTTTAGAGTATTAAAGGAAAATAAGTATTGTGCAATATTGATAGGAGATACGAGAAAGTCTAAACACATAGTACCACTTGGATTTAAGGTGATGGAAAAGTATTTGGAAGCAGGTTTTGTGTTAAAAGAGATAATTATTAAAGAACAGCATAATTGCAAAACAACAGATTATTGGTATGAAAAGAGTGTAAAACATAATTTTTTGCTAATTGCTCATGAGTATTTGTTTGTATTTAGGAAACCTAATTTTTAGTAATCAGCATTTTGTTAGGAGAGGATTTTCGTGAAAAATGATGAATTAGTGATGCCAGTTGTTAAATGGGTAGGAGGAAAAAGACAGTTACTTACTGAGATTGATAAATATATACCTTCTCATTTTTCTACTTATTATGAGCCATTTTTAGGTGGAGGAGCTGTGTTTTTTTATTTACAACCCCAAAAAGCAATAGTAAATGATATAAATGAAGAACTAATTAATTTATATAAAGTTATAAAGGATAATGTTGAAGAATTAATAGTGGATTTAAAAAAACATAAAAATGAACCTGATTATTTTTATAGCATAAGGGAGTTAGATAGGGATATAGAGGTGTATAAGAAATTAAATCTTGTTGAAAGGGCTTCTAGAATACATTATTTAAACAAAACTTGTTATAATGGATTATTTAGAGTAAATTCTCAAGGACAGTTTAATGTACCTTTTGGAAGATATAAAAACCCTAATATTGTAAATGAGACAACTTTGAGAGCGGTTAGTAATTATTTTAATAGTTCTAATATAATATTTAAATGTTGTGATTTTGAAGAGGCGGTTAAAGGAGCTAGGAAAGGTAGTTTTATATATTTTGATCCACCTTATGATCCAGTTAGTGATACTAGTAGTTTTACAGGTTATGATAAAGGTGGCTTTAGTAGGGAAGAACAAATAAGGCTAAAAAAGCTATGTGACAAATTGAATGATAGAGGTATTAAGTTTTTACTTTCAAATTCTGAAACGGACTTTATATTAGATTTATATAGAGATTATAAGATAGAAATTGTTCAAGCCAAGAGAACCATTAATTCAAAAGGAAATAAGAGGGGAGAAGTGAATGAGGTGTTGGTGATGAATTATGAGTAAAACAAAGAATGATCTAGCTTGGGACAAGTTATTTGATAAATATAATATATTAACTGAAATAGATAGAAAAGGTTTTTTTGAGATTTCATCAGCTCAAATTAATGAGTATAGAGAGGCTAGATTAGCGACTAAGTTTGATCACAAGATCAATTTGCCAAAGCTATTTAAGGATAACCATTTATCAATATTACCAATAACTAGGGGGAGTTATATAATATCTTCTTTCGAAGCTTACAAAGAGTTTGATGAAATAAATGCAGAAATAACAAAATTTACTTTTCCGGGAAATATAGAAAGTATTGACTATGAAAATATAACATCTGAAGCTATGGCAATTAATTGTGCCTATGTGTCAGGGATATTATCTGATTTTCTTCAAGAAAAGAGCCTATTACCTACAGTTAGTGGTAGAATGAGTTCAGAAGAGTTTTCATTTTATATTAATAATTCTAATATCAAGAGAAATGTAGAGGTCATGGTTTCAAATTCTCAAATAGAAATCGATGGTGGATATGAGGGTTTAGATAGTCTTGCTTTAATAGAGGCTAAAAACTCAATTTCAGATGATTTTTTGGTAAGGCAATTGTATTATCCTTTTAGATTATGGGACAATAAGATAACAAAGACGATTAGACCAATTTTCATGGTATATTCTAATGGTATATTTACATTATATGAGTACGATTTTAAAGTACCCAATAATTATAATTCATTAGTTTTATTAAAGCAAAAAAATTATACTCTAGAACAAGATACTATTAGCTTAGATGATATAAAATGTATATTAAAAAGTGTAAAAGTAATTGAGGAACCAAGAATTCAATTTCCACAAGCAGACAATATGAAAAGATTAATAAATTTAATTGAACTATTATATAACAATGAAATGACAAGAGAAGAAATAACGACTACCTATGATTTTGATCCAAGACAAACCAACTACTATGCGGATGCTGGCAGGTACTTGGGAATAATAGGTAAAAGGAAAGAAGATAGAGAAACAATTTACTATTTAACTGATGAAGGTGAGAAACTTTTTAAAATGAACTTAAAGGAAAGGCAACTTAAATTTGTTGAAACAATACTTAAATACAATGTTTTTAACGGCACATTAAAAGAATATTTTAAAACAGGTGAAATGCCAAATAAGGAAAAGATAGTTAAAATAATGAAGGTATCAAATTTATATAGAATAGGATCTGATAGTACATTTGAGAGGCGAGCACAGACTGTTTCAAGTTGGATAAACTGGATTTTACAACTAACCTAAACATTCTCTCAGCACTAATAAAATCAAAACCTAGCCATGGTTTTGAACTGACCTTTGTCAAGTAGACAGATAAATTAATTAAAAAATGCAAGTATAACTATTAAATATTGTGGAGCTTGGTAGTGAATGTGCAGAAGATGAGGATTTGATTGCAAAAGTTAGTAAGTTAGTGCTGGGGGTTTTAAAACAGTATACTTAAAACTAACTAAAATTACTTAAAAACATTGCATATTAAATAAATTTATACTATACTTTATAGTAAGGGGTGATTATCATAAAACTTACTATAAAAGAAGCAAGTGAATATTTAGGAGTTGCAAAATCAACTCTAAGAAGATGGGAAGATGAACTATTCAAATAGCCAAAGGCGGTGAATGAATGTAATGATATTCAATAGAAAAATAGAAGTTATCTTTACAAAACAAGATGAATTAATTCTAGATGGACAATCTAAAATATGTAATTGGCTATACAATCACCTATTGGAAATGACAATAAAAGATTATAAAGAAAATAATAATGACAAAAAACTCTTGACAGGAAGGAACTTAAGAAATCAAGTTCCAATACTAAAACAAGAGTTTATTTTTTTATACTCAGTACATTCATCACCACTCAAAAACACAGCAATAAGACTGAAAGAAACATACAAAAAATTTTTCAACAATGAAACAGGATATCCTAAATTCAAATCATGGAAAAAACATTGGTTTTCACTATATTATGATGAACCAAACAAAGGCTTTAAACTAATAGAAAACAAAAATTTACAAATATCCTTAGGAATAAATAAAGAAAATAAAAGAATAAAAGTAATAGGAAAACTAAAAGAAAATTTAAATTTAAGAAACACAGACAAAATAAAAAACTTCAGATTATGCAAACAACAAGGCAACAAATTCTATGCAATATTTTGTATAGAAAGAAAAGACATAGACAAAAAAGAAACAAACAAATGGATAGCAATAGACCAAAATCATAAAAACTTCTTTGTAGCCATAGATAATACTGGAGTAAGTTATGAATTTGAAAAACTGCCACAAACAAAATATTGGGACAAAGTAATAGATGAAATAAAATCAAAGAGAGATTTATGCAGCAGAAAATCAAAACTAATAGAAACAGAAACAGGGAGAAGCTATTACCTACCAAGCAAAAGATGGACAAAGCTAAACAAAGCATTAGACAATGCTTACCACAAGAGACGAGAACAAATAAAGTCAAGTTGTTATAGCATTGCTAATTGGATAGCAAAAAACTATGACTATGTAGCAATAAGAGACTATACTCCTAGTCTTAATACTGCAACTTATGATAATATGCATAGAAGCATGTTAAATCAAGAAATAATAGGAGAATTTAGAAACATACTAAAATGGGTAATGGAAAGAAGCGGTAAACACTATTCAAAAGTAGA is a window of Anaerosalibacter sp. Marseille-P3206 DNA encoding:
- a CDS encoding type II restriction enzyme, whose product is MSKTKNDLAWDKLFDKYNILTEIDRKGFFEISSAQINEYREARLATKFDHKINLPKLFKDNHLSILPITRGSYIISSFEAYKEFDEINAEITKFTFPGNIESIDYENITSEAMAINCAYVSGILSDFLQEKSLLPTVSGRMSSEEFSFYINNSNIKRNVEVMVSNSQIEIDGGYEGLDSLALIEAKNSISDDFLVRQLYYPFRLWDNKITKTIRPIFMVYSNGIFTLYEYDFKVPNNYNSLVLLKQKNYTLEQDTISLDDIKCILKSVKVIEEPRIQFPQADNMKRLINLIELLYNNEMTREEITTTYDFDPRQTNYYADAGRYLGIIGKRKEDRETIYYLTDEGEKLFKMNLKERQLKFVETILKYNVFNGTLKEYFKTGEMPNKEKIVKIMKVSNLYRIGSDSTFERRAQTVSSWINWILQLT
- a CDS encoding RNA-guided endonuclease InsQ/TnpB family protein, whose amino-acid sequence is MNVMIFNRKIEVIFTKQDELILDGQSKICNWLYNHLLEMTIKDYKENNNDKKLLTGRNLRNQVPILKQEFIFLYSVHSSPLKNTAIRLKETYKKFFNNETGYPKFKSWKKHWFSLYYDEPNKGFKLIENKNLQISLGINKENKRIKVIGKLKENLNLRNTDKIKNFRLCKQQGNKFYAIFCIERKDIDKKETNKWIAIDQNHKNFFVAIDNTGVSYEFEKLPQTKYWDKVIDEIKSKRDLCSRKSKLIETETGRSYYLPSKRWTKLNKALDNAYHKRREQIKSSCYSIANWIAKNYDYVAIRDYTPSLNTATYDNMHRSMLNQEIIGEFRNILKWVMERSGKHYSKVDEKDTTKNCCICGNKEKKDPQIREFTCQKCKTKLSRDINSSVNIAKKDKLLSGSDYVDWDLYNSTYTAKWNFKKSKILFTGHTLEKSNIWMN
- a CDS encoding TRM11 family SAM-dependent methyltransferase, with translation MDWEPRDYKMETTTLWSFPERGKWATHNGEYRGNWSPYIPRNIIERYSCKDDIVLDQFMGSGTTLIETKLLERKGIGVDINPIAIKIAKRNLSFDKNREYEPRIFNGDARNLYFIPDNKIDLICTHPPYSNIIRYSQGIKGDLSNCDIDKFVDEMSIVAKESFRVLKENKYCAILIGDTRKSKHIVPLGFKVMEKYLEAGFVLKEIIIKEQHNCKTTDYWYEKSVKHNFLLIAHEYLFVFRKPNF
- a CDS encoding DNA adenine methylase, encoding MKNDELVMPVVKWVGGKRQLLTEIDKYIPSHFSTYYEPFLGGGAVFFYLQPQKAIVNDINEELINLYKVIKDNVEELIVDLKKHKNEPDYFYSIRELDRDIEVYKKLNLVERASRIHYLNKTCYNGLFRVNSQGQFNVPFGRYKNPNIVNETTLRAVSNYFNSSNIIFKCCDFEEAVKGARKGSFIYFDPPYDPVSDTSSFTGYDKGGFSREEQIRLKKLCDKLNDRGIKFLLSNSETDFILDLYRDYKIEIVQAKRTINSKGNKRGEVNEVLVMNYE
- a CDS encoding MerR family DNA-binding transcriptional regulator, coding for MIIIKLTIKEASEYLGVAKSTLRRWEDELFK